The Canis lupus dingo isolate Sandy chromosome 4, ASM325472v2, whole genome shotgun sequence genome contains a region encoding:
- the C4H5orf22 gene encoding UPF0489 protein C5orf22 homolog has protein sequence MLPSGKAAGDAAAGRAGLRRYPALPVWVVEDHQEVLPYIYRAIGSKHLPAGNISFVHFDSHPDLLIPVNMPADTVFDKETLFGELSIENWIMPAVYAGHFSHVLWLHPPWAQQIREGKHHFLVGRDTSTTTIRVTSTDHYFLSDGLYVTEDQLENQKPLQLDVIMVKPYKLCKSQEENDAVSSAKKPKLALEDAENTASSNCDSYSEGLEKDTVTQRRGQTCLEQSCSCFSESQECQTTISTGEILEILKKGDAFVLDIDLDFFSVKNPFKEMFTQEEYKILQELYQFKKPGTNLTEEDLVDCVDTRIHQLEDLEAAFADLCDGDNEETVQKWASNPGMESLIPLVQSLKKRMEVPDYEMVHQAGLTCDYSELPHHISTEQEIEYLIQSVYYLLKNLPKPTLVTIARSSLDDYCPSEQVDTIQEKVLNVLRSLYGAVDIHLVYLAECSPP, from the exons ATGCTGCCGAGCGGGAAGGCGGCGGGCGacgcggcggcggggcgcgcgggccTGCGGCGCTACCCCGCGCTCCCGGTGTGGGTCGTGGAGGATCACCAGGAG GTCCTGCCTTATATATACCGGGCCATTGGCTCGAAGCATCTTCCTGCCGGTAACATAAGTTTTGTGCATTTTGATTCACATCCAGACCTCCTTATTCCTGTGAATATGCCAGCTGACACTGTGTTTGACAAGGAAACACTTTTCGG agaattAAGTATTGAGAATTGGATTATGCCTGCAGTTTATGCTGGCCATTTTTCTCATGTTCTGTGGCTTCATCCCCCATGGGCTCAGCAAATCAGAGAGGGCAAACATCACTTTTTAGTAGGCAGAGACACTTCTACTACAACAATCAG GGTTACAAGTACAGATCATTACTTTCTAAGTGATGGTCTTTATGTAACTGAAGACCAGCTAGAGAACCAAAAACCTTTACAATTGGATGTAATTATGGTAAAACCGTATAAACTCTGTAAGAGTCAAGAAGAAAATGATGCAGTGTCTTCTGCTAAGAAGCCAAAGCTAGCACTGGAAGATGCAGAAAACACTGCCTCTAGTAACTGTGACTCCTATTCAGAAGGACTGGAAAAGGACACAGTGACACAGAGGAGGGGCCAGACTTGCCTAGAACAATCATGTTCATGTTTTTCTGAAAGCCAAGAATGCCAGACTACAATCAGCACTGGGGAAATTCTGGAAATTCTGAAGAAAGGGGATGCATTTGTTTTAGATAttgacttggattttttttcagtcaagAATCCCTTCAAAGAAATGTTCACTCAG gaaGAGTACAAAATCTTACAAGAGTTGTACCAGTTTAAAAAGCCTGGTACCAACCTGACAGAG GAAGATTTGGTAGATTGTGTTGATACTCGAATTCATCAGTTAGAAGATTTAGAAGCTGCTTTTGCTGATTTGTGTGATGGTGACAATGAAGAAACTGTACAGAAATGGGCTTCAAACCCTGG AATGGAATCACTAATTCCACTTGTACAGAGTTTGAAAAAACGGATGGAAGTACCAGACTATGAAATG gttcaCCAGGCTGGTCTAACCTGCGATTACTCAGAACTTCCTCACCATATCAGCACAGAACAAGAAATTGAGTATCTTATTCAGTCTGTATattatttactgaaaaatttACCAAAACCTACTCTTGTGACAATTGCAAG